One Methylosinus sp. C49 DNA segment encodes these proteins:
- a CDS encoding enoyl-CoA hydratase, whose product MSDSTPKLHAVIAEGVARVLIDNGERRNAFDFSMWRALPPLLAALDADETVRVVVLTGAPSLPFCSGADISEFSTVRATAEGGRAYEQANVEAFDALSRLGKPVIAAIAGYCMGGGMGLAAACDLRIAAEACVFGIPAGRLGVGYPPEAMSYVVAAVGPQNAMDLFFTARRINADEARAAGFVSRVLPKDGFDAAIMNIARGIAANAPLTLRAAKAAIRRASGLPHALSAEDCEKLTAACFDSADYAEGRTAFLEKREPKFNGK is encoded by the coding sequence ATGAGCGACTCGACACCGAAGCTGCACGCCGTCATCGCGGAGGGCGTCGCGCGCGTCCTCATCGACAATGGCGAGCGACGCAACGCTTTCGATTTCTCGATGTGGCGCGCATTGCCGCCGCTGCTGGCCGCGCTCGACGCCGACGAGACCGTGCGCGTCGTGGTGCTGACCGGCGCGCCGTCGCTGCCATTCTGCTCCGGCGCCGATATTTCGGAATTCTCCACCGTGCGCGCGACAGCGGAAGGCGGCCGCGCCTATGAGCAGGCCAATGTCGAAGCCTTCGACGCGCTGTCGCGCCTCGGCAAGCCGGTGATCGCGGCGATCGCCGGCTATTGCATGGGCGGCGGCATGGGGCTCGCGGCCGCCTGCGATCTGCGCATAGCGGCGGAGGCTTGCGTGTTCGGCATTCCCGCGGGACGGCTCGGCGTCGGCTATCCGCCGGAAGCGATGAGCTATGTCGTCGCCGCCGTCGGCCCGCAGAACGCCATGGATCTCTTCTTCACCGCGCGACGCATAAACGCCGATGAGGCGCGCGCCGCGGGCTTTGTCTCGCGCGTGCTGCCGAAAGACGGATTCGACGCGGCGATCATGAATATCGCGCGCGGGATCGCCGCCAATGCGCCGCTCACTCTGCGCGCCGCCAAGGCCGCGATAAGGCGCGCGTCTGGATTGCCGCATGCGCTCTCGGCGGAAGATTGCGAGAAGCTCACAGCAGCCTGTTTCGACAGCGCCGATTATGCAGAAGGCCGCACGGCTTTTCTCGAGAAGCGCGAGCCGAAATTCAATGGGAAATGA
- a CDS encoding DUF2252 domain-containing protein — protein sequence MQEHGAAASHHLVFAERYAAGKERRRFAPRESLADFSPVERDPTAILAATDEGRVASLLPIRYERMAQSSFAFLRGAASIMAEDLAALPTPGISTQSCGDCHLMNFGALLSSEGNVLFDINDFDETLPNIDFTVDLRRLCASFAVAALDAGRSEKRARHAAELAARGYRRHMRGLSRLSPLKAWRDRIDLVHVADGLHERLARKLRGLVAATRPDREDDNFPHIESTPMGLRIEERPPLIYHIGNGGGAATRFDIPATFASCGATLNPEVVALLRRYALTDTAFKVVGIGSVGTFCAIGLFATADDEPLFLQLKEARPSVLARLAPEAAAQWKDAEGKRVVHGQRVMQASTDLFLGWAEDESTGRHFYVRHLKNRRLGSVAELFEEHALDDYAALCGSVLARAHARSADPAIICGYMGKSGAFDDAMASFAMLYAARNTCDHAEFLAWRAKAKDEAEGSDKGR from the coding sequence ATGCAGGAACATGGAGCCGCGGCTTCGCATCATCTCGTTTTCGCCGAGCGCTATGCGGCCGGCAAGGAGCGGCGGCGCTTCGCGCCGCGCGAGAGCCTCGCGGATTTCTCGCCCGTCGAGCGCGACCCCACCGCTATTCTCGCCGCCACGGACGAAGGCCGCGTCGCCTCGCTGCTGCCCATTCGTTATGAGCGCATGGCGCAATCCTCCTTCGCCTTTCTGCGCGGCGCCGCCTCGATCATGGCGGAGGATCTCGCCGCTCTGCCGACGCCGGGCATTTCGACGCAATCTTGCGGCGACTGCCATTTGATGAATTTCGGCGCGCTCTTGTCGTCGGAAGGCAATGTGCTCTTCGACATAAACGATTTCGACGAGACGCTGCCCAATATCGACTTCACCGTCGATCTGCGGCGTCTCTGCGCGAGCTTCGCCGTCGCCGCTCTGGACGCCGGCCGCTCGGAAAAACGCGCGCGCCATGCGGCCGAGCTGGCCGCGCGGGGCTATCGCCGCCATATGCGCGGCCTCTCGCGTCTGTCGCCGCTGAAGGCGTGGCGCGACCGCATCGATCTCGTCCATGTCGCGGACGGGCTCCACGAGCGGCTCGCGCGCAAATTGCGCGGTCTCGTCGCCGCGACGCGGCCCGATCGCGAGGACGATAATTTCCCGCATATCGAATCGACGCCCATGGGCCTGCGCATAGAGGAGCGGCCGCCGCTCATCTATCACATCGGCAATGGCGGCGGCGCCGCGACGCGTTTCGACATACCCGCGACATTCGCGAGCTGCGGCGCGACGCTCAATCCCGAAGTGGTCGCGCTGCTGCGCCGCTATGCGCTGACGGATACGGCTTTCAAGGTCGTCGGCATCGGCAGCGTCGGCACATTCTGCGCCATCGGTCTCTTCGCCACCGCCGACGACGAGCCCTTGTTCCTGCAATTGAAGGAAGCGCGCCCCTCCGTGCTGGCGCGGCTCGCGCCGGAGGCCGCGGCGCAATGGAAGGACGCCGAAGGCAAGCGCGTCGTGCATGGCCAGCGCGTGATGCAGGCCTCGACCGATCTCTTCCTCGGCTGGGCCGAGGACGAATCCACCGGCCGGCATTTCTATGTGCGCCATTTGAAGAACCGCCGCCTCGGCTCGGTCGCGGAGCTCTTCGAGGAGCATGCGCTCGACGATTACGCCGCGCTCTGCGGCAGCGTGCTGGCGCGCGCCCATGCGCGCTCCGCCGATCCTGCGATCATCTGCGGCTATATGGGCAAGAGCGGCGCCTTCGACGACGCCATGGCGTCCTTCGCCATGCTCTACGCCGCGCGCAACACCTGCGATCACGCGGAGTTTCTGGCCTGGCGCGCCAAGGCGAAAGACGAAGCGGAAGGGAGCGACAAAGGCCGATGA
- a CDS encoding hydrogen peroxide-inducible genes activator, translating to MAVLPTLRQLRFLVAVVDERHFGRAAEVCLVGQSTLSAGILELEQLLGVRLFERTKRKVSPTPVGRELAERARTILREAQDIVELARAAQAPMSGPLRLGVIPTIGPFLFPRVLPRLRSAFPELKLYLREEQTEPLLARLDAGELDAAVLALPYPSRGMETIDLGEDPFVVVCPPGHRLSRMTAVGHDDMAAEDLLLLEEGHCLRDHALAACALEGARRNVAFQGTSLHTLAQMVANGLGVTLLPQMALDAGILRGLDLEVRPLSGEAPFRRIGLVFRASSARKETFRRLARALEGFLAEAAPVEKAKASTALARGARKSAAGPRRK from the coding sequence ATGGCGGTTTTGCCCACCCTCAGGCAGCTGCGTTTTCTGGTCGCCGTCGTGGACGAGCGGCATTTCGGCCGCGCGGCCGAGGTCTGCCTCGTCGGCCAATCGACGCTCAGCGCCGGAATATTGGAGCTCGAGCAATTGCTCGGCGTGCGCCTCTTCGAGCGCACCAAGCGCAAGGTCTCGCCGACGCCGGTGGGCCGCGAATTGGCCGAGCGCGCGCGCACGATTCTCCGCGAGGCGCAGGATATCGTCGAGCTGGCGCGCGCCGCTCAGGCGCCCATGTCCGGGCCGCTGCGGCTCGGCGTCATTCCGACCATAGGGCCGTTTCTGTTTCCGCGTGTGCTGCCGCGGCTGCGCTCCGCCTTTCCAGAGCTGAAGCTCTATTTGCGCGAGGAGCAGACCGAGCCGCTGCTGGCGCGTCTCGACGCCGGCGAATTGGACGCCGCCGTGCTGGCGCTTCCCTATCCTTCGCGCGGCATGGAGACGATCGATCTCGGCGAAGATCCTTTCGTCGTCGTCTGCCCACCGGGGCATAGGCTGAGCCGAATGACGGCGGTCGGGCATGACGATATGGCGGCCGAGGATCTGCTGCTGCTGGAGGAGGGCCATTGCCTGCGCGATCATGCGCTCGCCGCATGTGCGCTCGAGGGCGCGCGGCGCAATGTCGCCTTTCAGGGCACCAGCCTGCATACGCTGGCGCAAATGGTCGCCAATGGGCTCGGCGTGACGCTGCTGCCGCAAATGGCGCTGGACGCCGGAATATTGCGCGGGCTCGATCTCGAGGTGCGGCCGCTCTCGGGCGAGGCGCCCTTCCGCCGCATCGGCCTCGTCTTTCGCGCCTCCTCCGCGCGCAAGGAGACGTTCCGCCGTCTCGCGCGCGCGCTCGAGGGATTTTTGGCGGAGGCCGCGCCGGTGGAGAAAGCGAAAGCGTCTACGGCGCTCGCGCGCGGCGCGAGGAAGAGCGCGGCTGGCCCACGTCGCAAGTGA
- a CDS encoding threonine/serine dehydratase — protein MSAPLTLADIEAAATRIAPHVEATPLLTAPLLDEEIGFRLLVKAENLQPIGAFKLRGAFNQLLQLTDEERRRGVIAVSSGNHAQAVAFAAHALGVSATLVMPRDAPRVKLERTKALGARVEFYDRLSNDRDAMTRRLAEQEGLRFIHPYDDPRTIAGQGTIGLEIVAQTRAKDIAPDAIIASCSGGGLASGIALTLPLFERAPQMFTAEPAGFDDMRRSLESGDPQVNAALTGSICDALLAPTPGRHTLPILLACGAQGLTATDAQVEAAMRVAAEHFRIMLEPGGAAALACALIERERFAGMTVAVIASGGNVDRKDFAAILDRSS, from the coding sequence ATGAGCGCGCCGCTCACTCTCGCCGATATCGAAGCCGCGGCGACGCGCATCGCTCCGCATGTCGAGGCGACGCCATTGCTCACGGCGCCGCTGCTCGACGAGGAGATCGGCTTTCGCCTTTTGGTGAAGGCGGAGAATCTTCAGCCGATCGGCGCCTTCAAGCTACGCGGCGCCTTCAATCAGCTCTTGCAGCTGACGGATGAGGAGCGGCGCCGCGGCGTCATCGCGGTTTCTTCCGGCAATCATGCGCAGGCCGTCGCCTTCGCTGCGCATGCTCTGGGGGTTTCCGCGACGCTCGTGATGCCGCGCGACGCGCCCCGCGTCAAGCTCGAGCGCACGAAGGCGCTGGGGGCGCGCGTCGAATTCTATGATCGTCTGAGCAATGATCGCGATGCGATGACGCGCCGCCTCGCCGAGCAGGAAGGCCTGCGCTTCATTCACCCTTACGACGATCCGCGCACCATCGCCGGACAAGGAACCATCGGCCTCGAGATAGTCGCGCAGACGCGCGCGAAAGACATTGCGCCGGATGCGATCATCGCCTCCTGCAGCGGCGGCGGGCTCGCCTCCGGCATTGCGCTGACCTTGCCACTCTTCGAGCGCGCGCCGCAAATGTTCACGGCGGAGCCGGCGGGCTTCGACGATATGCGTCGCTCGCTCGAGAGCGGCGACCCGCAGGTCAACGCCGCGCTCACCGGCTCGATCTGCGACGCGCTGCTCGCGCCGACGCCCGGCCGCCACACGCTGCCGATTCTGCTCGCCTGTGGCGCGCAGGGGCTCACGGCGACAGATGCGCAAGTCGAAGCCGCGATGCGCGTCGCCGCAGAGCATTTCCGCATCATGCTGGAGCCCGGCGGCGCGGCGGCGCTCGCCTGCGCGCTGATCGAACGCGAACGCTTCGCGGGAATGACGGTGGCCGTCATCGCTTCGGGCGGCAATGTCGATCGCAAGGACTTTGCCGCAATTCTCGATCGTTCGAGTTGA